The proteins below are encoded in one region of Peromyscus eremicus chromosome 10, PerEre_H2_v1, whole genome shotgun sequence:
- the Cep68 gene encoding centrosomal protein of 68 kDa isoform X2, producing the protein MALGEDVAEADASVNTKVPSCGRWNSGEQELLPPGLEPQQPPHLEVKGGPPWRAEADTSCVSGVFMSQAHTASGEPVAHRSEPALSGPLPSASMETGDFHLSGGSHMEENKLPASQDLLQRVKVLGTITVCSGHDVDREDDLSPVDSPQVLGLSQQLNISQGKSMESPGVPQLSGRSISASSVDTSLQDHREKAEPQSSVFVKVSSQELIVPQGAPSVVGTGPQPLWSPQPVTPGGDATGLGKRQLSFQAEYWACVLPNSLPPSPNRHSPLWNPNKEYEDLLDYTYPLRPGPQLPKQLERHVLADPVMQDSGVDLDSFSVSPASTLKSPTNISHNCLSAEGPALPFSGAKDPCLKRWPLGVSQKQDSISLASWNQHASTPRASGTKNASREKREAAWRDTKDSPPTGKKLSVGSPQLRTKERGSPFPRLQREKRACQNVGHPSCVKPGWTSEEEMGSDDEYLALPTRLTPVSSLVSSLGAIPTFVNLPTGAAEEHSSLEVSDSDGPVSPTLDSSQRQHPCGAAFQGPVVQNPCFVNSVHPEDSTGKRSMMSSWALGVSSGLLKTQPSLLAASDRWPFSEPVAGEKLPRDTGQEKESLVQCVQTFCCQLEELICWLYSVTEVADLNPPPRATLTGLKASLQLYRQFKKDIDKHQSLTESVLEKGEILLQCLTDNTPGISRVEMESSAKWALGKKTQKLLRRAVQP; encoded by the exons ATGGCCCTAGGTGAAGATGTGGCCGAGGCAGACGCATCTGTCAACACGAAGGTCCCGTCCTGtggcaggtggaactctggggAACAGGAGCTGCTGCCCCCAGGGCTTGAGCCACAGCAGCCCCCGCATCTGGAAGTCAAGGGAGGGCCGCCGTGGAGGGCTGAGGCTGATACCTCCTGCGTCTCTGGAGTTTTCATGTCACAGGCCCACACTGCCAGCGGAGAACCGGTGGCACACAGGTCTGAGCCTGCCCTCAGTGGCCCACTTCCTTCTGCCAGCATGGAGACTGGAGACTTTCATCTCTCTGGAGGAAGCCAC ATGGAGGAAAACAAGCTTCCTGCCTCCCAGGACCTACTTCAGAGGGTTAAAGTCCTTGGAACTATAACTGTTTGCTCAGGGCATGATGTGGACAGAGAAGACGACCTGTCCCCAGTTGATTCACCTCAGGTGCTGGGCCTCAGCCAGCAGCTTAACATCTCACAGGGGAAGTCCATGGAGAGCCCAGGTGTTCCTCAGCTCTCTGGCAGAagcatctctgcctcctcagtggaCACCAGCCTCCAGGATCACCGAGAGAAGGCAGAGCCTCAAAGTAGCGTCTTTGTCAAGGTCTCCTCTCAGGAGTTGATTGTACCTCAAGGAGCCCCCTCTGTGGTGGGGACAGGGCCTCAGCCCCTGTGGTCACCACAGCCTGTGACTCCTGGGGGTGATGCTACTGGCCTGGGTAAGAGACAACTCTCCTTTCAGGCAGAGTACTGGGCCTGTGTGCTGCCAaattctctgcctccctctcctaaCCGCCACTCCCCACTCTGGAACCCAAATAAAGAGTATGAAGATCTCCTTGACTACACTTACCCACTGAGGCCTGGGCCTCAGCTCCCAAAGCAACTGGAGCGTCACGTGCTGGCTGACCCTGTCATGCAGGACTCGGGTGTAGATCTGGACAGTTTTTCCGTCTCCCCAGCGAGCACTCTCAAGTCTCCCACTAATATCTCCCACAACTGCTTATCAGCAGAAGGGCCTGCTCTGCCCTTTTCTGGAGCCAAGGACCCATGCCTTAAGCGTTGGCCTTTGGGAGTATCCCAGAAACAGGACAGCATAAGCCTGGCATCTTGGAACCAGCATGCATCAACCCCTAGAGCCTCAGGCACTAAGAATGCTTCCcgggagaagagagaggcagcCTGGAGGGACACAAAGGACTCTCCACCTACAGGCAAGAAACTCAGTGTGGGCTCTCCCCAGCTGAGGACAAAGGAGAGGGGGTCACCCTTTCCCAGACTACAAAGGGAAAAGAGAGCCTGCCAGAATGTTGGGCATCCCTCCTGTGTGAAGCCTGGGTGGACATCAGAAGAAGAGATGGGAAGTGATGATGAGTATCTTGCCCTGCCCACCAGGCTGACTCCAGTGTCCAGTTTGGTGTCCAGCCTAGGTGCCATTCCCACCTTCGTGAACCTCCCCACTGGGGCTGCTGAGGAGCACAGTTCACTGGAAGTCTCAGACAGTGATGGGCCAGTGTCCCCCACATTGGACTCCAGCCAAAGGCAGCATCCTTGTGGTGCTGCCTTCCAAGGGCCTGTGGTCCAGAACCCCTGCTTCGTGAACTCTGTCCATCCTGAGGACTCCACAGGCAAACGTAGCATGATGAGCAGCTGGGCCCTCGGGGTCTCTTCTGGACTGCTGAAAACACAACCTTCCTTGCTAGCTGCATCAGACAGGTGGCCGTTCTCAGAGCCAGTCGCTGGAGAGAAGCTTCCCAGGGACACAGGACAGGAGAAAGAGTCACTGGTGCAATGTGTGCAG ACATTTTGCTGTCAGCTGGAAGAGCTGATCTGCTGGTTGTATAGTGTCACAGAAGTTGCTGACCTCAATCCTCCACCCAGGGCCACTCTTACGGGTCTCAAGGCTTCTCTGCAGCTTTACCGG